The following are from one region of the Halorussus rarus genome:
- a CDS encoding pyrroloquinoline quinone-dependent dehydrogenase, producing the protein MSTDLTNDPAVKAAKEIELKEVEDGYTLVNTPDESVSNQYNVQDIPERDVTQEMLSNTGQNPESWLMYGGDYTQKRHTTADVITKQNVQNLEIEYLLQTGVGSSMEGTPLVVPGDPPVMYQTNGPNHAKAVNARNGEVLWTYTYSNPTDIHGNQPAEDRLLLCCDANNRGFAILGDKVFMTTLDSGMVALDRYTGEEQWYTSTANYEVGYSATWAPVIYDGKLITGSAGGEYGVRGFIMALDPENGDVLWRRWTTPEDQWVGTSYEQGCGTSWMTPTVDEQRDTLYAPIGNPGPDFDGSVRPGPNPFTCGTLAVDTNSGDVKWNFQESPHDVWDYDSIAPRILLRDQEVRGETRDVVVNPGKTGWNYTTDAESGKLLVRSQPTCQHINMWEMVPHVDSDESISYVPGPQGGNDWQPPSYSPQTGYVYLKQQNTPVEMWWDHAEYEPGTAYFGGTFDDWPHVETPEGWNGHTSAIVAVDPLTGERVWREWIDDRNYLWGGSMTTATGLVFLGTQKNRFIAYDGETGDRLWESPNLGAPISSSPMSWYDPGTGKQYVAVQVGGSGWLRHGPRGSTVAVFSLAE; encoded by the coding sequence ATGTCGACAGACCTGACCAACGACCCGGCAGTCAAGGCCGCCAAGGAGATCGAACTGAAGGAGGTAGAGGACGGCTACACGCTGGTCAACACGCCCGACGAGTCGGTATCGAACCAGTACAACGTCCAGGACATCCCGGAGCGGGACGTGACCCAGGAGATGCTGTCCAACACCGGACAGAATCCCGAGTCCTGGCTGATGTACGGCGGCGACTACACCCAGAAGCGCCACACCACCGCCGACGTCATCACCAAGCAGAACGTCCAGAACCTCGAGATCGAGTACCTCCTGCAGACCGGCGTCGGCTCCAGCATGGAGGGGACGCCGCTGGTCGTTCCGGGCGACCCGCCCGTGATGTACCAGACCAACGGGCCGAACCACGCGAAGGCGGTCAACGCTCGGAACGGCGAGGTGCTGTGGACGTACACCTACTCGAACCCGACCGACATCCACGGCAATCAGCCCGCCGAGGACCGGTTGCTGCTGTGTTGCGACGCCAACAACCGCGGGTTCGCCATCCTCGGCGACAAGGTGTTCATGACCACGCTCGACTCGGGGATGGTCGCGCTCGACCGGTACACCGGCGAGGAGCAGTGGTACACCTCGACCGCCAACTACGAGGTCGGCTACTCGGCGACCTGGGCGCCCGTCATCTACGACGGCAAGCTCATCACCGGGAGCGCGGGCGGCGAGTACGGCGTCCGCGGGTTCATCATGGCGCTCGACCCGGAGAACGGCGACGTCCTCTGGCGGCGGTGGACCACGCCGGAGGACCAGTGGGTCGGCACCAGCTACGAGCAGGGATGTGGTACCAGCTGGATGACCCCGACCGTCGACGAGCAGCGCGACACGCTGTACGCGCCGATCGGCAACCCCGGTCCGGACTTCGACGGCTCGGTTCGGCCCGGCCCGAATCCCTTCACGTGCGGGACGTTGGCGGTCGACACCAACAGCGGCGACGTCAAGTGGAACTTCCAGGAGAGCCCCCACGACGTCTGGGACTACGACTCGATCGCGCCGCGCATCCTGCTGCGCGACCAGGAGGTCCGGGGCGAGACCCGCGACGTGGTGGTCAACCCCGGCAAGACGGGGTGGAACTACACCACCGACGCCGAGTCCGGCAAGCTGCTCGTGCGGAGCCAGCCGACCTGCCAGCACATCAACATGTGGGAGATGGTCCCGCACGTCGACAGCGACGAGAGCATCTCGTACGTGCCCGGACCGCAGGGCGGCAACGACTGGCAGCCGCCGTCGTACAGCCCGCAGACCGGGTACGTCTACCTCAAGCAGCAGAACACGCCGGTCGAGATGTGGTGGGACCACGCCGAGTACGAGCCGGGCACGGCCTACTTCGGCGGCACGTTCGACGACTGGCCCCACGTCGAGACGCCCGAGGGGTGGAACGGCCACACCAGCGCCATCGTCGCGGTCGACCCGCTCACGGGCGAGCGGGTCTGGCGCGAGTGGATCGACGACCGCAACTACCTCTGGGGCGGTTCGATGACGACCGCGACGGGGCTGGTGTTCCTGGGAACGCAGAAGAACCGGTTCATCGCCTACGACGGCGAGACCGGCGACCGGCTCTGGGAGTCGCCGAACCTCGGCGCACCCATCAGCTCCTCGCCGATGAGCTGGTACGATCCGGGAACCGGGAAGCAGTACGTCGCGGTACAGGTCGGCGGCAGCGGCTGGCTGCGCCACGGTCCGCGGGGCAGCACGGTCGCCGTCTTCTCGCTCGCCGAGTGA